The region ATTCTCTTTCAGTTGGTGCGAGAAATTGAGGCCGCCGGGCCGGTGCGGGGAGACTGGCCCAATTATTCAAAACTTTCAGGATGCGAACACCATTGTCACCTGAAGAAAGGCAATCCCACCTATGTTGCTGTATGGCGGGAGGACAAATGCCAAATTAGACTTGTAGAGGTGATTTATGCAGGAAGCCACGAGAAAGCCCCATATTGATGAGGAGATGATAACCCTACGCCTGCGCGTCCATCGGAGCAACGCGCCAAGGATAAAGGAATATGCTGCAACAGTTGAAGCCGGGAATGATCGAACATACTCCATCGCTGAGGTGTTCCCGGAGTACATGGAGAAGGAACAACAAATTGCCCTTCGCGCTTACCGTAACCGTGAAAACCTTACGCAACGGCAACTTGCCGAAATGACTGGCATACCCCAACGGCATATCTCGGAAATGGAGAACGGCAAGCGTTCCATCGGCAAGGAGCTGGCCAAGCGGCTTGGTAAGGCCCTGAATGTTGAATATAAGATGTTTCTGTGATTGGCCACCCTCGCTACTATGTCTGGAACGAGGATCTTACCAAAGAGTCGACACATGGGGGTAGTTCAATATCTTTTTAATAAATAGTAATAAATAGTAATAAATAGGGTCAGAGTAAAATTAATCTCACAACGAAAAAGTAATAATAAATAGGGTCAGAGTAAAGTAAGCGCTTATTAAACCCCATCTAAAAATCTTTGGCCAGACGTGTCATGATGATCCCAAAACTCACCACACTTAACGAGGAGGAACATCATGCGAACCGAAGCACAACCTAATTGTCGAACGAATCCAGCCAGGGCCAGAAAGATTTGGCTTACCCATGTTAACGCTTGGCAGCAAAGCGGTTTGAGTCGCGCTGAGTACAGCCGCCAGCACAATTTATCCCATCACCAATTACGGTACTGGCAGAAAAAAAATGAGCTACAAGAGTCTCCAGGGCTTACTTTTGTTCCTGTCCCTTTAGCGAGCGTTGTCAAGCATAGCACACGGCATAACACACAGGAATGGAAGTCATTTCTAAAGGTCGAGATAAACGGCCGGTTTAAAGTTGAGGTGGCTGACGAATTTTCTCCAGCTATTCTTGCCCGATTGATAACTACACTGGAGGGTTGCTAATGTTTCCGGATCTACCTGGCATCAGAGTTTATCTGGCGGTTGGTGTTACCGACATGCGCAAAGCAATCAATGGGTTGTCGATTCTTGTGGAGGATCAGATGGAACTTGCCCCCTTTTCGGGTCATCTGTTTGGATTTTGTAACCGCGGTCGAGACATTGTCAAAATTCTCTACTGGGATCGCAATGGTTTTTGTCTTTG is a window of Desulfobulbaceae bacterium DNA encoding:
- a CDS encoding helix-turn-helix transcriptional regulator; the encoded protein is MQEATRKPHIDEEMITLRLRVHRSNAPRIKEYAATVEAGNDRTYSIAEVFPEYMEKEQQIALRAYRNRENLTQRQLAEMTGIPQRHISEMENGKRSIGKELAKRLGKALNVEYKMFL
- a CDS encoding cytotoxic translational repressor of toxin-antitoxin stability system; the protein is MKWSVKFIGQARKLKEKLPVKVREILFQLVREIEAAGPVRGDWPNYSKLSGCEHHCHLKKGNPTYVAVWREDKCQIRLVEVIYAGSHEKAPY
- the tnpB gene encoding IS66 family insertion sequence element accessory protein TnpB; the protein is MFPDLPGIRVYLAVGVTDMRKAINGLSILVEDQMELAPFSGHLFGFCNRGRDIVKILYWDRNGFCL